GCCATAGGCTGCCGCCACGATCAGCGCGAAGATCACCACGCCGAACCAGAAGTCGTGCTTGCCCAGCGGCGAGCGGCACAGCAGGTCATAGACGGTCCAGCCGACGACCAGGGTGCCGACGCCGATGCCCACCGCCTGCAGGCTGGTGATGTCGGCCACCGACTTGTCGATCATCATGGCCTGGGCGTTGAAGTAATAGGCGATCGTCAGCAGCGCGATGCCGGAGAGCCAGGTGGAATAGGCTTCCCATTTAAACCAGTGCAGCTCCTTCGGCAGTTCGGCCGGCGCCACCAGGTATTTTTGCGGGTTATAAAAGCCGCCGCCGTGCACGGCCCACAGCTCGCCCGACACGCCCTTTTTCGCCAGCTCGGAACCCGGCGCCGGCGGGCGGATCGAGTTATCGAGCCATACGAAATAAAACGATGCGCCGATCCAGGCGATACCGGTGATGACGTGGAGCCAGCGTACCAGGAGGTTGAGCCATTCAAGGCCGTAGGGGACGAGGTACGCAAACAATTCCATGGCTAGTCTTTCAGGTCAGGGCTGTGGCTAATTTACAGAAGATAGCTGCAAATGCTGCAATGCACATGAACTATCGAGTATATTAAACATATCGTATTCCGTATAACCTGAACAAGACTTTTCATGGCCGCTCTGCCACAACACCTGGACCTCCACCTGATCCGCATTTTGTACCTGCTGCTGGTGGAAAAAAACGTCTCGCGGGTGGCGCTCAAACTCAATCAGCCGCAGCCCTCGATTTCGGCCTCGCTGCGCAAGCTGCGCGAGCTGACGGGCGATCCCATCCTGGTGCGCGGCGCCCGTGGCATGGTGCCCACCCAGCATGGCGAGAGCTTGCTGCTGCCGGCCAAGCGCATCCTCGACGAGACCGAAAACCTGTTTTTAAAGAAATCGCCGTTCGTGCCGCAGATCGAAGCGCGCACCTTCCACGTCGCCGCGCCCGATTATCTCGACAGCCAGTTCCTGCCCAATCTTGTTGCGCTTTTACGACGCGGCTCGCCGAACAGCCGCGTCAAAATCCACAGCCTCGGCCCGCGCGTGGACTATGTGCGGCTGCTGTCGGACGGCGACATGGACCTGGTCATCGCCAACTGGGACGAGCCGCCCGAGCATCTGCACATGTCCAAGCTGTTCGAGGACCCGATCACCTGCGTGATGCGCGCCGACTGCCCGTACGCGCTGCGCACGCCCAGCGACGCCATGACGCTCGACGACTACCTGACCCTGCCCCACGTGGCGCCCACCCAGCTGATGCCCGGCTACCTGGGCGTGATCGACGATTTTCTCGACCGCCAGGGCTTGCAGCGCAACGTGGTGGTGGAGTCGGCGTACTTCGGCCTGATCCCCAATATGCTGGCGCAGACCGACCTGGTACTGACCACCGGCCGCCAGTTCGTGCGCCAGTACGAAAAACAGATGCCGCTCAAAACCTACGCGCTGCCCGTAAAATTCCCGGCCATGCGGTTTTACCAGCTCTGGCACGAACGCGTGCACCAGGCGCCCGAGCACAAATGGCTGCGCGAGCAGGTGGCGGCGGCGGCCAAGGGATTGACGCTGAAATAAGCGCGCCTGCTGCATAAATCGTATAACCCGTACCTGCCGCAGCATATGTCACGCCCCCGTCCACGCGCTATCATCAAGCCTCGATAACGGACACCCATGCCATGACCACACTCTCCGAGCTCAATAACTGCGACGCCGCCACCTTCATCGACCGCCTGCGCGGCATCTACGAGCATTCGCCGTGGATCCCCGAGCGTGCCGCTGCCCGGCGTCCGTTCGCCAGCGAGACCGCGCTGAAGCTGGGCTTGCAGGACGTGGTCACGTGCGCCACCCTCGATGAACAACTGGGCCTGATCCGCGAACACCCGGAACTGGCCGGCAAGGCGGCCGTGGCCGGCCAGCTGACCATGGAATCCACCAGCGAACAGGCGGCGTCCGGCCTGCACCTGTGCAGCGCCGAGGAATACGCCTTGCTGCACCAGCTCAACGCCGACTACAACGCCAAATTCGGCTTCCCGTTCATCCTGGCGGTGAAAGGCCCCACCGGCCAAGGCCTCACGCGGCGCCAGGTGATCGCCGCGTTTAGCCGCCGCCTGAAAAACCGCCGGCCCGACGAAATCGCCGAATGCCTGCGCCAGATCAAGCGCATCGCCGAAATCCGCCTGAACGACCTGCTCGGTGTTTCGCTCGACTTCGGCCCCACCATCATGGCGTGGGCCGAAACCATCGCCGCCTGGAGCGACGTCGACGTGGCAGAAGACCAGGACTTCGATCTCACCTGCGCCTACATGACCCCCGCCCACCAGCGCACCGCCGCACAGCTGCGCGACTGGATGACCGAAGCCGGCATGGATGCCCACATCGACGCAGTGGGCAACGTGGTGGGCGTGTACCGCTCCGACGCACCGGACGCCAAGACCCTGATGACCGGTTCCCACTACGACACCGTGCGCAACGGGGGCAAGTACGACGGCCGCCTCGGCATCCTGCTGCCGATCGCCATCGTGCGCCACCTGCACCAGCGCGGCGAGAGGCTGCCGTTCCAGCTGGAAGTGGTGGGCTTCGCGGAAGAAGAAGGCGTGCGCTTCAAGAGCACTTTCCTCGGCAGTAACGCGATCACAGGCCGCTTCGATATGGCGCTGCTCGACCAGGAAGACGCCGACGGCATCACCATGCGCGCAGCGCTGGCCGCCGGCGGCCACGATTTCACCGGCATTCCCGCCATCGCCCGCAAGCGGGAAGACATCCTCGCCTTCGTGGAAGTCCATATCGAACAAGGGCCGGTGCTGCTGCAGCGCGACCTGGCGCTGGGCGTGGTCACGGCAATCGCCGGCAGCTCGCGGTTCCTGGTACAGCTGACCGGCCTGGCCAGCCACGCCGGCACCACGCCGATGGCCATGCGCAAGGATGCCGCTGCCGCTGCCGCAGAGATCGTGCTGCTGGTCGAACAACGCTGCGCGCAAGCGCCGTCGCTGGTCGGCACGGTGGGCCAGCTCGAAGTGCCGGGCGGCTCGGTCAACGTGATCCCGGGCGCCTGCAAACTCTCGCTCGACATCCGCGCCGCCGACGACGCGGTGCGGCTGGCGGCAGTGGCCGATGTCCTCGACGGCATCGCCGCCATCTGCGAGCGGCGCCAGGTGGAATTCGCACTGGAACAGATCGTCGACGCCGCCGCCGCGCCCTGCGCCCCGCACCTGATGGACCAGCTGGGCGCAGCAGTGGAACGCGCCGGCCTGCCGCGCTACGACCTGCTATCGGGAGCCGGCCACGACGCGATGGCAATGGCGGCGATCACCGACGTCGCCATGCTATTTACCCGCTGCGGCAATGGCGGCATCAGCCACAATCCACTGGAGACCATGACGGCCGACGATGCCGATATTGCAGCGCGGGTGCTGCTCGATTTCATCCGCAACTTCTGACCTTCGGGGTCAGTGCCGACATTTGGACACGTGACCTTCGTGACCTTCGGGGTCAGTGCCGACATTTGGACACGAGCTCGACCTCTGTATGCTGAGCCCGTGTCTGAATGTCGGCACTGACCCCCAACTTCCTGACCCCCAACTTCGCTGTATGCTGAGCCCGTGTCTGAATGTCGGCACTGCCCCCCCAACTTCGTGAGCAGGCCTGCTGTGAGGTCCTGCTTTGCCACCGCCTCTCCTCGTAATCGATATACCGAAAAATCGCTGAAATCTTTAATCCACAAAATGTTCTGTGAATGGGCTGTACCGGGGTGATAAGCGGCAAAAAAGACAGCAGCGCAAATGGCCGCCATCCCTGGCAATTGGGGGATGGAATCTCTGGTTCGTTGGCGCCATGCCGTCATGCTAAACCGCATGCTGCCACCGCAAACCGTAAGGCAGCATCCCAGGCCCAAACACAAAGTGCAGAACGCGGCGGCGGCTGGAACCGTTTGCCTTGGATGAAGCGTGCAGCAACAGCGGCCGCAGTATCAAGACCCCACCTTTGCCAACGGTGCAGATAGCTTCTCCGAGATTGTCCCGCGCGTTCAACGCAGCCTGAGCGCCAAGCCTGCCCGCCTGGTGCGAGCCCGGCACCACCTTGAGTGGTCCATCGTCGGCACCGCATTCATCGATGTGGAGCCTCACTGCCACCAGTTCCTGCAAGACCGTTTCAGGCGGCTGCACAAATATCGCGCCATCTTTTCCGACCAGCCCGAAAGCGCCGGGTGGTCGATTTTTTCCCGGACCGGAATGCTCAGGTCCTGGTGTAGCGGAACCAGCCAGTTCTGGTCGCGCGACTTTTCAAAATAGGTGCATTGCACGGCTACCGCGCGCTCGGGCAGCGCCGGCCCAATGAGCGGGTGGAGGCGTATCGTCTGCGCCAACGCCCGGCACCAGGGCATCTCCAGCATGCTGCGCGCACCCGTGCCTTCGCTTATGGCCTGCCCAAGCGAAGCCGAAATGCTCGCACACGCGGTTTCATCGAGCACATCTGCGACGATCGCAAAGCCATCGTCTTCAAAGCGGGTTGTGTACATGGGATTTCGCAGTCGCGCAAGCCGCGGGATTACACTACTCCCGCCCGCTCCAGCATCGCATGCAGCAGCACATTGCACCCTGCCTCCAGGTGCTCCGGCTTGGCGTCCTCGATCTCGTTGTGGCTGATGCCATCCTTGCACGGCACGAAAATCATGCCCGATGGCGCCAGCCGGGCGGCGTAGATGGCGTCGTGGCCGGCGCCCGAGACCACGTCCATGGTGGAGAAACCCAGCTTGGCGGTGGCGTTGCGCACCGCGTCCACGCAGTCGGGGTGGAACGGGCATGGCGGGTAGTACGACACGCGTTCGAGCGCGATGGTCAAGCCGGTGTCGCTCTGGGTCTTGTCGATGAAGGCCAGCAGCTCGCCGTGCATGGTGTTGAGCAGTTCGTCGTTGACGTTGCGCAGGTCGATGCTGAATTTGACTTCGCCGGGGATCACGTTGCGGCTGTTGGGGAACACCTGCACCATGCCCACCGTGCCACGGCCGTATGGCGGGTAGCGGTTGGCGATCGCCACCACTTCCTGCATGATCACGGTGGACACCTGCAAGGCATCGCGGCGCAATCCCATCGGCGTGGGGCCGGCGTGGGCTTCCATGCCGGTGACCACGCAGTCGTACCACGACAGTCCCATCACGGCCGGCACTACCCCGATCACCTTATCCGCGTCTTCCAGCACCGGGCCTTGCTCGATATGCGTTTCGAAGTAGGCGCCGATCGGATGCTGGCCCGGCACCTGGTCGCCCTTGTAGCCGATGCGTTCGAGTTCTTCGCCCACGGTTTTGCCGTCGGTGTCCTTGGCGGCATACGCGGTCTCCAGGCTGAAGGCGCCGCAGAAGACGCCGGAACCCATCATCACCGGCACGAAGCGCGAGCCTTCCTCGTTGGTCCAGAAGGCCACCTCGATCGGCGCCTCGGTCTTGATGTTCATGTCGTTCAGGGTACGCACCACTTCCAGGCCGGCCAGCACGCCGTAGTTGCCATCGAACTTGCCGCCCGTGGGCTGGGTGTCGATATGGCTGCCGGTCATCACCGGCGGCAGCGCGTTGTTGGTGCCGTCGCGGCGCATGAACACGTTGCCGATCTGGTCGATCGTGATCGACATCCCTGCTTCGCGGCCCCATTTGACCACCAGGTCGCGGCCCTGCTTGTCCAGGTCCGTCAACGCCAGGCGCTTGACGCCGCCCTTGGCGGTGGCGCCGATTTGTGCCAGTTCCATCAGCGCCGCCCACAGGCGGTCGCCATTGATGCGCAGTTCAGTCATGGTCAAAGTCCTCGTGTGGATGCTGTGAAGGCGGGACGGTCGATGTGGCGGCCAGCGCCCTCCACTGCCATCAGTTCGCCGCGATGGAATACCACGTTGCCCGCCGCCAACGTGGTCGACGGGATACCCTTGACGGTGCGCCCCTCGAACACATTGAAGCCGCCCTTGGCAAACTGGGTTTTGGCTGAAATAGTGCGGGTACCTTGCGGGTCCCACACCACGATGTCGGCGTCCGCACCCACGGCAATGACGCCCTTGCGCGGGTAGATGTTGAAGATCTGTGCAGCGTTGGTGGAAGTCACGCGCACGAATTCCGATGGCGTGAGCACGCCGGTATTCACGCCCGCATCCCACACCACCGACATGCGGTCTTCCACGCCGCCGCAGCCGTTCGGGATCTTGGTAAAGTCGTCCTTGCCGGCCGCTTTTTGTTCGGCGCAGAACGTGCAATGGTCGGTGGCCGTCGTGTGCAGGTTGCCGCTTTGCAGGCCGTTCCACAACGCTTTCTGATGGTGCTTGCTGCGAAACGGCGGGCTCATCACGTGGCCGGCCGCAAATTCAAGATCCTCGCTCTGGTACACGCTGTCGTCGATCACCAGGTGGCCGGCCAATGCTTCGCCGTACACGCGCTGGCCGTGAGACCGCGCACGCGTGATGGCGTCCAGCGACTCTTCGCACGACACGTGGACGATGTACACCGGCGTGTTCAACACGTTGGCAATCGCAATCGCGCGGTTGGCAGCTTCCGCTTCCACGGCAGGTGGGCGTGACAGCGGATGCGAGCTGGGACCGGTCAGGCCCTTCCTCAGTAAATCCTGCTGCAGCTGGTAGACCAGCTCACCGTTCTCCGCATGCACGGTGGGAATCGCACCGAGTTCGAGCGAGCGGCGAAAGCTTTTCACCAGCGTCTCGTCGTCGGCCATGATGGCGTTCTTGTACGCCATGAAGTGCTTGAAACTGTTGACGCCATGGTCGCGCACCAGGATGCCCATGTCGCGGTGCACGGTGTCGTCCCACCACGTGATCGCCACGTGGAAGGTGTAGTCGCCGGCCGACTTGGCCGACCACTGGCGCCACTGATGGTACGCCTCGATCAGGTTCTGCCCCGGCGCGGGGATGACGAAGTCCATGATGGTGGTGGTGCCGCCGGCCAGGCCCGCTGCCGTACCGGTGAAAAAATCGTCGGACGTGACGGTGCCCATGAACGGCAGGTTCATGTGGGTGTGGGTGTCGATCCCGCCCGGCATCACGTACTGGCCAGTGGCGTCGATCACCTTGGCCGATGCCGGGGCGTCGAGGTTCTCGCCCACGGCCACGATCTTGTCGCCGTAGCACAGCACATCGGCGCGGAAAGCGCGGTCGGCGTTGACGACGGTGCCGCCACGGATAATGGTAGTCATTGCAGTCTCCTTAGGGGTGGACCGGCGCGCCGACGGCGGGCACGGTTTTCCCCTTCATCATGATCCCGTACACCACGGCGGAGATGGCAACGCCAACAAACCACGCGTAGGTATAGATCGTTTTAAAACCGTCGCCCACGTCTGGGAACGACGCCGGGAACGCAGCATTGAGGAAGCCGGGAATGTTGGGCAGCACGCCGACGATGAACGCCACCAGCGCCGCCATGTTCCAGCCGTTGTTGTACGAGTACTGGCCGCGTTCGCGGTACAGCTCCGCCACATCGAGTTCCGTCTTGCGCACCAGGTAGTAGTCCACGATCAGGATGCCGGCAATGGGGCCGAGCAGCGCCGAATAGCCGATCAGCCAGGTGAACACATAGCCTTGCGTGGATTCCAGTATCTTCCACGGCATCATGACGATGGCAATCGCCGCTGTCAGGTAACCGCCGGTGCGGTACGTGATGCGCTTGGGCGCCAGCGCCGAGAAATCGTACGCCGGTCCCACCAGGTTGGCGGCCAGGTTGACCGACACCGTGTCGATCAAGAGGATGATCAGCGCCACCAGCACGGCCACGCCGGTCATGCGGCTGGCCAGGTCCACCGGGTCCCAGATCGCCTTGCCGTACAAGACCACCGTGGCCGACGTGACGATCACCGCCATCATCGACAGCAGCGCCATCGGCACCGGCAGGCCCACGGTTTGCCCCACCACCTGGTCGCGCTGGGTTTTGGCAAAGCGGGTGAAGTCGGGAATGTTCAATGCCAGCGTGGCCCAGAAGCCCACCATGGCAGTGAGCGATGGCCAGAACACGGACCAGAACTGGCCGGCCTTTTTACCGCCCTCCACGAACTGCGATGGCGCCGACAGCAGGTCGCCGAAGCCGCCAGCCTTGTTGTGCACCCATGCCAGCAGCACGAAGCAGATCAGGATTTTCAGCGGTGCGGTATAGGTTTCCAGTTTGCGGATCGACTCCATGCCGTGCACGATGTAATACAGCTGGATGGCCCAGAAGCCCAGGAAGCACAGCAGCTGCGCAGCGTTGATGCCCAACACCGCGATCTTGTCGCCGCCGATCTCGCCGCCCATCAACACACCGAGCAAGGTGTAGATCATCTGGCCGCCGAACCAGGTTTGAATGCCGTACCAGCCGCAGGCGACGATGGCACGCATCAGTGCCGGCAGCTTGGCGCCGGCGGTGCCGAACGACGCCCGCGCCAGCACTGCGTACGGAATGCCGAACTTGGTGCCCGCGTGGCCGATCAACAGCATCGGCAGCAGCACGATGGCGTTGGCGAGGAAGACCGTGAGCACCGCCTGCCAGCCGGACATGCCGCCTTCGATCAGGCTGGCCGACAGCGTGTACGCCGGAATGCACATCACCATGCCCACCCACAGAGCGGCAAAGTGGTACCAGCGCCACGTACGCTGCGCGGCGGTGGTGGGCGCCAGGTCTTCGTTCCACAGTTGCGGGCTGACGGGAAGTTCACTGTTATTCACGGGACGGTCTCCAAGGGTTGACGGGCATGCAGCATCGGGTAACATCCTGCAAACGTTGCAAGTTTCGTACCCAGTACACCTACACTGCTGCCACCGTCTCTTCCACCGCTTTTACTGCAGCCACGTTCTCCGCGCGCGGGTTGCGCGGGTCCTGGGTCCAGTTCATGTATGGCTTGCCGGTCTTCTGCGGCACCATCGTGATGCAGCCCTGCACCGGGCAGGTGATCTCGCACAGATTGCAGCCCACGCACTCGTCCTTGATCACCTCGTAAGTGCGCACGCCGGCAACGTCGATCAGCTGGCTGATCGACTGGTGCGACGTGTCTTCGCACGCCACGTAGCAGCGGCCGCACTTGATGCAGTCGTCCTGGTTGATCTGGGCAATGACCTGGTAGTTCATGTTCAGGTATTTCCAGTCGGTGGTGTTGGGCACGGCCTTGCCCACGAAGTCGCTCACCTTCGTGTAACCCTTCTGATCCATCCAGCGCGACAGGCCATCCTTCATCTCTTCGACGATGCGGAAACCATGCAGCATGGCGGCCGTGCACACCTGCACGCAGCCCGAACCGAGCGCCATGAACTCGGCCGCGTCGCGCCAGTTGCCGATGCCGCCGATGCCGGAAATCGGCAAGCCTTGCGTGGCCGGATCGCGGGCGATTTCCGCCACCATGTTCAGTGCAATCGGCTTGACCGCCGTGCCGCAATAACCGCCGTGGGTGCTGGCGCCGCCCACCACCGGGAACGCCACCATCTGGTCCAGGTCCAGGTGCGTGATCGAGTTGATGGTGTTGATCAGCGAGACCGCATCGGCCCCGCCAGCCTTGGCGGCACGGGCCGGCGCGCGCACGTCGGTGATGTTGGGCGTGAGCTTGACGATGACCGGCAGCTTGCTGTGCGTCTTGCACCAGCGCGTCACCATTTCCACGTATTCCGGCACCTGACCCACGGCCGCGCCCATGCCGCGTTCCGGCATGCCGTGCGGGCAGCCGAAATTGAGTTCGATGCCGTCGGCGCCGGTCGCTTCCACCAGCGGCAGGATGTCGGCCCACAGCTTTTCTTCGCACGGCAGCATCAGCGAGACGATGATCACGCGGTCAGGCCAGTCCTTTTTCACCTGCGTGATTTCCTGCAGATTGATCTCGAGCGAACGGTCGGTAATCAGTTCGATGTTGTTAAAGCCGATCACCTCGCGGTTCTTGCCGTACAAGGCGGAATAGCGCGACGAAACGTTGACGGCGGCCGGGTCTTCCCCCAGAGTTTTCCACACCACGCCGCCCCAGCCGGCCTCGAAGGCGCGCACCACGTTGTAGGCCTTGTCGGTGGGCGGCGCGGAGGCGAGCCAGAACGGATTGACCGATTTAATGCCGCAAAATTCGATGCTCAGGTCAGCCATGTGCGGCCTCCATTTCAGGGTTGATATCGCTGTGGATGGCGTGGGCCGCCAGCTTGCCGTGTTGTACCGCCTGCACCGTCAAATCCTGGCCCGGCGCCACGCAGTCGCCGCCGGCGTAAATCTTCGGCAGCACGGTGCGGAACTGGTCATCGACATAAATCTTGTCGCCGTCGCGCTTGAGCGTGGACGCCAGCGGATCGCTGATGCTGGCCACATCCATGCCCTGGCCGATGGCCTTGAAGATGGCGTCGGCCGCAATCTCGAACGTTTCGCCGGTGCCCGTCAAACGGCCGCCGACATCGGTGGTGCGCTCGAAGCGCATGCCGCGCACGCGGCCCGCGTCGTCCAGCAGCACCTGCTGCGGCTGCGCCCATGTGCGCATGCGCACCTGGTTGTCCTTGGCGATGTGCTGTTCATGTTCGGTCGCGCTCATCGCTTCGAAACCCCGGCGGTACACCAGCGTCACTTCCTCCGCGCCCAGGCGCTGGATCTGCACCGCCATGTCGATGGCCGTGTTGCCGGCGCCGATGACGATGGCGCGCGATGGCAGTGGTAGCGCGGCCAGGTCGCTGGCCTGGCGCAGTTCGGCGATGTAGTCCACCGCCGCCAGCAGGCCCGGCGCATCCTCCCCGGTCAGGCCCAATTGCTTGCTGGCGCCCAGGCCCAGGCCGAGGAACACGGCGTCGTACTGCGCATGTAAATCTTTCAGTTGCAGGTTGGCGCCGAGCTTCTGGCCATGGCGGATCTCGATGCCGCCGATCTCGAGCAGGAAGTTCACTTCCTTCTGCGCGAAGTTGTCGGTGAGCTTGTACTTGGCGATGCCGTATTCGTTGAGGCCTCCCGATTTTTCCTGCGCCTCGAACACCACCACGTCGTTGCCCAACATGGCCAGGCGGTGCGCGCACGACAGCCCCGCCGGTCCGGCGCCCACCACGGCAACGGTTTTGCCGGTGGATGCGGCGCGCGCAAACGGGTGATTGGAGAGCGCCATATTGTCGATCGCGTAGCGTTGCAGCAGGCCGATTTTGACCGGCTGCCCTTCCGCGTCGTGGTTGCGCACGCAGGCGTCTTCGCACAGGATTTCGGTAGGGCAGACGCGCGCGCAGCTGCCGCCAAAAATGTTTTGCTTGAGGATGCCGGTGGCCGCGCCGTTGATGTTTTCATCGTGGATATTGCGGATGAAACTGGCGACGTCGATGCCGGTCGGGCAGATGCGCGTGCAGGGTGCATCGTAGCAGTACAGGCAGCGCGCACTTTCGATGGCAGCCTGGCGCGCATTGAGCGCGGGCGCCAGGTCGGTGAAGTGGGAAGCCAATTGGGCATTGGCTTGCTTTGGATGCGGCATGTAGTTCAGAGATTCGATCATCATTCTTTTTTCCTGGCGATAGACAGCGATAGCTTGGTGAACATGATGCTGAAGGCGGGGCCTTATTTCATCTGAGGGAATGCAAATTCCGCGCCAGCAGTCGAGGTATTCGGCCAGCGTTCCATCACCGCTTTATGGCGCGTGTAAAAGCGCACGCCTTCGGGTCCGTAAGCGTGATGATCGCCGAACAAACTGCGCTTCCAGCCGCCGAAACTATTGAATGCCATTGGCACCGGCAGCGGCACGTTGACGCCCACCATGCCCACCTGGATTTGCCGCACGAACTCGCGCGCGGTGCCGCCATCGCGCGTATAGATCGCCACGCCGTTGCCGTACTCGTTGCGGTTGATCAGCTCCACCGCGCTGCCCACGTCGGGCAGGCGCACGATGCACAGCACGGGGCCGAAAATCTCTTCCTTGTAGATGCTCATGTCCGGCGTGACATGATCGAATAATGTACCGCCGATGAAGAAGCCGTTCTCGCGTTCGGGCACCACGTGGTTGCGGCCATCGACCACTAATTTGGCGCCCTGCTCGACGCCTTCGCCGATCAGTTTCTCTATACGCTGCTTGGCCGCGCTGGAAACCACGGGCCCCATTTCGGCGTCATGCGCCATACCGTCGCGCACTTTCAGTGCGGCCGTGCGCTGTGCCAGTGCATCGATGATTTTGTCGCCGGCGTCACCCACCGCCACCACCACGGAAATGGCCATGCAACGCTCGCCGGCGGAACCAAATGCTGCGCCCATCAGCGCATCGACCGTCATGTCCATGTCGGCATCGGGCATGACCACCATGTGATTTTTGGCGCCGCCCAAGGCCTGAACGCGCTTGCCCGCAGCGCAGCCGCGCGCGTAAATATATTCGGCAATCGGCGTGCTGCCGACAAAGCTCAAGGCCTGAATCGAAGGGTGATCGAGCAGCGCATCGACCGCCAGTTTATCGCCCTGCACCACGTTGAACACGCCGTCCGGCAGGCCCGCTTCTTTCAGCAGTTTGGCGTGCAGGAGCGACGCCGACGGATCGCGTTCGGACGGCTTTAGAATAAAGGTGTTGCCGCAGGCGATGGCCAGCGGGAACATCCACATCGGCACCATCACCGGGAAGTTGAATGGCGTGATGCCGGCCACCACGCCGAGCGGCTGGCGCACCGACCACGCATCGATGCCGCGCGAAATCTGTTCGGTGAATTCACCCTTGAGCATTTGCGGAATGCCGACCGCGAACTCCACCATCTCGATGCCGCGCGCCACTTCGCCCTGGGCGTCGGCAAAGGTCTTGCCGTGTTCGAGCGTGACCACGGCCGCGAAGTCGTCCACGTGCTGCTGGCACAGTTGCAGGTATTTGAAGAGCACGCGGGCGCGCGTCAGCGGCGGCGTGGCCGACCACGATGGAAATGCCGCTTCTGCTGCGCGCACTGCGGCATCCACTTCTTCCCCGCTGGCCAGCGCCACGCGCGCGACCGGTTCGCCCAGCGCCGGGTTGAAAACATCGGCGTAACGACCGGAAGCGGTGTCCTGTTTGGCGCCGTTGATGAAGTGGGTGATGGTGTCAAGTTGGTTCATGTCGTTAGTCCGCTTCAATCGAGGTTTTTCAAAATCGTGGCCAGCTTGCCGAACAACTCGTCGACGTGTTTTTTCTCGAGCACCAGCGGCGGCGAGAGCGCGATGATGTCGCCGGTCACGCGGATCAACACGCCGTCCGCAAAGGCCTGCTTGAACGCGGCAAACGCGCGCGCGCCGGGCTTGCCCGCAATCGGCGCCAGTTCGATGCCGGCCACCAGGCCGATAGTGCGGATGTCGATCACGTGCGGCAGGCCCTTGAGCGAATGCACGGCGTCGGTCCAGTACTCGACCATGCCGGCCGCGTGGCCGAGAATGTCCTGTTCCTTGAACACTTCCAGCGTGGCCAGCGAGGCCGCGCAGGCGACCGGGTGGCCGGAATACGTATAGCCGTGGAACAGTTCAATGCCCGGCGGCGCATCCATGAAGGCGTCGTGGATGTGCTGCTTGCTGAACACCGCGCCCATCGGAATGGTGCCGTTGGTGAGGCCCTTGGCGGTGGTCATCAGGTCCGGTTCGACGTCGAAGTAGTCGGCCGCAAACGGCGTCGCCAGGCGGCCGAAGCCGGTGATCACTTCATCGAAGATCAACAGGATG
This is a stretch of genomic DNA from Duganella zoogloeoides. It encodes these proteins:
- a CDS encoding LysR substrate-binding domain-containing protein, which codes for MAALPQHLDLHLIRILYLLLVEKNVSRVALKLNQPQPSISASLRKLRELTGDPILVRGARGMVPTQHGESLLLPAKRILDETENLFLKKSPFVPQIEARTFHVAAPDYLDSQFLPNLVALLRRGSPNSRVKIHSLGPRVDYVRLLSDGDMDLVIANWDEPPEHLHMSKLFEDPITCVMRADCPYALRTPSDAMTLDDYLTLPHVAPTQLMPGYLGVIDDFLDRQGLQRNVVVESAYFGLIPNMLAQTDLVLTTGRQFVRQYEKQMPLKTYALPVKFPAMRFYQLWHERVHQAPEHKWLREQVAAAAKGLTLK
- a CDS encoding allantoate amidohydrolase — encoded protein: MTTLSELNNCDAATFIDRLRGIYEHSPWIPERAAARRPFASETALKLGLQDVVTCATLDEQLGLIREHPELAGKAAVAGQLTMESTSEQAASGLHLCSAEEYALLHQLNADYNAKFGFPFILAVKGPTGQGLTRRQVIAAFSRRLKNRRPDEIAECLRQIKRIAEIRLNDLLGVSLDFGPTIMAWAETIAAWSDVDVAEDQDFDLTCAYMTPAHQRTAAQLRDWMTEAGMDAHIDAVGNVVGVYRSDAPDAKTLMTGSHYDTVRNGGKYDGRLGILLPIAIVRHLHQRGERLPFQLEVVGFAEEEGVRFKSTFLGSNAITGRFDMALLDQEDADGITMRAALAAGGHDFTGIPAIARKREDILAFVEVHIEQGPVLLQRDLALGVVTAIAGSSRFLVQLTGLASHAGTTPMAMRKDAAAAAAEIVLLVEQRCAQAPSLVGTVGQLEVPGGSVNVIPGACKLSLDIRAADDAVRLAAVADVLDGIAAICERRQVEFALEQIVDAAAAPCAPHLMDQLGAAVERAGLPRYDLLSGAGHDAMAMAAITDVAMLFTRCGNGGISHNPLETMTADDADIAARVLLDFIRNF
- a CDS encoding phytanoyl-CoA dioxygenase family protein — its product is MQPPETVLQELVAVRLHIDECGADDGPLKVVPGSHQAGRLGAQAALNARDNLGEAICTVGKGGVLILRPLLLHASSKANGSSRRRVLHFVFGPGMLPYGLRWQHAV
- a CDS encoding phytanoyl-CoA dioxygenase family protein, with the translated sequence MYTTRFEDDGFAIVADVLDETACASISASLGQAISEGTGARSMLEMPWCRALAQTIRLHPLIGPALPERAVAVQCTYFEKSRDQNWLVPLHQDLSIPVREKIDHPALSGWSEKMARYLCSRLKRSCRNWWQ
- a CDS encoding Zn-dependent hydrolase; this encodes MTELRINGDRLWAALMELAQIGATAKGGVKRLALTDLDKQGRDLVVKWGREAGMSITIDQIGNVFMRRDGTNNALPPVMTGSHIDTQPTGGKFDGNYGVLAGLEVVRTLNDMNIKTEAPIEVAFWTNEEGSRFVPVMMGSGVFCGAFSLETAYAAKDTDGKTVGEELERIGYKGDQVPGQHPIGAYFETHIEQGPVLEDADKVIGVVPAVMGLSWYDCVVTGMEAHAGPTPMGLRRDALQVSTVIMQEVVAIANRYPPYGRGTVGMVQVFPNSRNVIPGEVKFSIDLRNVNDELLNTMHGELLAFIDKTQSDTGLTIALERVSYYPPCPFHPDCVDAVRNATAKLGFSTMDVVSGAGHDAIYAARLAPSGMIFVPCKDGISHNEIEDAKPEHLEAGCNVLLHAMLERAGVV
- the hydA gene encoding dihydropyrimidinase, producing MTTIIRGGTVVNADRAFRADVLCYGDKIVAVGENLDAPASAKVIDATGQYVMPGGIDTHTHMNLPFMGTVTSDDFFTGTAAGLAGGTTTIMDFVIPAPGQNLIEAYHQWRQWSAKSAGDYTFHVAITWWDDTVHRDMGILVRDHGVNSFKHFMAYKNAIMADDETLVKSFRRSLELGAIPTVHAENGELVYQLQQDLLRKGLTGPSSHPLSRPPAVEAEAANRAIAIANVLNTPVYIVHVSCEESLDAITRARSHGQRVYGEALAGHLVIDDSVYQSEDLEFAAGHVMSPPFRSKHHQKALWNGLQSGNLHTTATDHCTFCAEQKAAGKDDFTKIPNGCGGVEDRMSVVWDAGVNTGVLTPSEFVRVTSTNAAQIFNIYPRKGVIAVGADADIVVWDPQGTRTISAKTQFAKGGFNVFEGRTVKGIPSTTLAAGNVVFHRGELMAVEGAGRHIDRPAFTASTRGL